The stretch of DNA AGGAAATGGTTTTTACGCTATGAATTGCGATGTTTGGATTAAAACTATTCAGTCAATTCAGATTCCAGCTACCAATAATACTTGGTTAATTTTCGATTCTCACCTTTATACGGAATGGAATTATGACCCCTGCCGAGTTGAGGTATCCACCGATGGAACTAATTGGCAGGAAATTTGGACTAAATCCGGGCAGTGGGATACTTTTAGAAAAGAATTTGTTTCCCTGAATGCCTTTGCTGGACAGTCCATTTTTTTAAGATTTCGCCTTACCGATTCCTCCACGGATGTGGATTTGACCGATCCAGGTTGGACATTGGATAATATTTTAATCACCAGCGGAACCGCCACCGATAATAATGACCCTCATAATTCAGTTACGCCGCTTACTTTGTTGTATAAAAATTATCCCAACCCCTTTAATCCGGAAACCACTCTAAGTTTTACTTTGGCAAATGGCGGTAAAGTTAGCTTAAAAATCTACAATCAGAAAGGACAATTGGTAAAGACCCTCTTAGATGCCGATTTACCCTCGGGTGATTATCAATATGTTTGGAATGGAAAAGATGATAGTGGACGAAGTGTTAGCAGCGGAATTTATTTGTATAAAATGATCGCAGACGGCAAATCCCAAAATCGGAAAATGCTGCTTTTGAAATAAAACGATTTTTATTCACCAAACATTTCGAGGGGCTTACGCTCCCATCGCTTTGATTTTATCGCCCTTTGAGTTAAAATCGGCTTTACTTGTGATTTTCCATCACTTTCATTCTTTTTCCCATTTTTGAACAATGTCACCAATAATCTCGTAGAATAGGCCGATTTTGACTTAAAGACGACAGCCGACAGATTATTTACACCACCTCGCTTTGATTTTATCATACATATAGTTTTTACTTGTTACGCAATATAGATTGTCCTTAAAATCATAGTTCCGTTAGGAACGACACATACTAACGACGGGTTTTTAACCCGTTGTAGTTAAGATAGTTAAATAAGTCCCATCGGGACGACAGGTTTTAAAAACAGGTTTTAACCTGTCGCAAAAATACAGGAAAGTTGAAGTCCTCATCACCCAAAAAGATATTTTGTCCGGAAAGAAAATGCTCTTTAGGATTATAGGATTTCTAATATAAGTTACTTTATTGCTTATAGTCACTCTGGGTCTTTTTATATGTATCCTTTTGCGCCGGGTTAAAACACATCGCTCAAATCTGTCGTCCCGATGGGATTAATTTTTTTGTTTCTTTGTGCGCTGGGTTAAAACCCGTCGTTAGTACCTGTCGTTCCTAACGGAACTAATTTTTTTGTTTCTTTGTGCGCCGGGTTAAAACCCGTCGTTAGTACCTGTCGTCCCGATGGGACTTTAAATTAGAAATCCTATAAATCTTAAAAATCCTGTTCATCCCAGACCTATTATCTATTTTTAATCTATATAATTTGCGTCATCTGCGTAATCTGCGTGAAATATTTTCGGTGTCTTCGGTGGCTAAATATTCCCTGAAATCCTTGTTTCTAACATTCACACCTGAAATCCTTGTTTCTAAAATACAAATCTGCATAATCTGCGTGAAATATTTTCGGTGTCTTCGGTGGCTAAATATTCCCTGAAATCCTTGTTTCTAACATTCACACCTTAAATCCTTGTTTCTAAAATACAAATCTGCGTAATCTGCGTAATCTGCGTGAAATATTTTCGGTGTCTTCGGTGGCCCCTCCTCCTAAAATGCCTATTCACCATAGCAAGATCGCATAGCATTAGAGTAACAATTCCGTAGCACTTCTCTAACGGAACTACGGCAGTGTAAGAGAAGTGTAAGAGAGCTATAAGATAATTCCCTAAGTGTCAACTAATTAGCTTATACCCAAAAATAGTGCTGGCAGGCCCTAAACATTCAGGTTTTAACCCCATCCCTAAAGCTAAAAACGCAATTTTGATACCTAAATATCCTCGCTTAAACAGACGGTGCATTGCCTCCCGCAAAAATAATTGAGGCAAGGCATATAGCTGTAACTTATTCAAATGTTTATACTTTTGGCTAACTCCGCTACCCCTAAAAGAAAAGGGTTTGAGAAAAAATGCAGTAAAAGCTTGACAAAAATTTAGCAATTAAAATTGTTTAAATGAGGCGTAGTGGAATTAAAATATGCTAAATAAAAATAGAGCTGCAGACACGCATTAGAAAGAGGAGAAGGAAAAAAGTATATTCTATGAAGAAACTTTATGAACCGGAAGAAAACCAAGGCATACATTGTTCCGTGCCTGCGGTAAGATATTATGAAATTACTTAAATCCGTTTCTCTGCCAACTTCTTCGGCGGCTTTGAAAAAAGTGAATGTGCTGTTTGAAGATAAGATACTAAAGCTTTCCACGGAAGACATTGAAGTGGAAGAAGATGTGGAAGTAATTGAGGCAAAAGGTCTATTGATGCTTCCCGGAGCGATTGACCCTCATACTCATTTTTTAACCAAAGATACTGAAGCCGCAGAATCACTTTCCCAGAATACTAAAATTGCTCTGGAAGGTGGTTGGACAACCCTTTCCGAACTTAGCTATCATACCAATAATCCTATTTTTAGCAATGCGGCTTTGAAAAAGCAAATCGCTTTGGCGAATGCTAATTCCTATACTTCATTGGCTTTCTGGGGACATATTGACATTGGAGATTATCCTTATCATTCTGAAGCCGCTCAGGAAATCTGGAATAAAGGCGTAACAGGAATTTCTTTGGCTGTCCCTTCTCCCAATCCTGCCATTCCGGATATCAGTTTTGCGGAAATTATGGATTTGTTTCTGGATATATATGAAAGCGATACTGCTTTTGCCTTTCAGGGCTATGATTATGAGAATTTCCCCGCATTTAATCTCACCGCTCAGATGGAAGCGATAAAAAAAATCCTACGCCGAATGCAAGAAAATCCAATTCATATACCGCGTGTTTCTTCCTATCCTACAATTGAGTTCATTAACAGCGTTTCCAAAAGAAGTGATATCTCTTTTGCTCTTTGCTTTGCAGATTTGATGGCGCTTTACAATCCTGATGTTTTTATCTCGCCCTTTCAATGTGACTTTGCCGATTATGCCGATTTGCTGTTTGAGTTGTTGCGGACGAATAAAATTTATCTGTTCTCCAATTGTGCCGCTGTGCAGAAAAAACATCCGGATTATTGCGAACTTTTTCAAGGCAGCGATCCGGAAATGATGAAGTATTCATATTTGTGGGTGCTTTCTGAACTGTGGAAAAAAAGAAAGATTCCGCTTGCCACTTGCCTCAAAATGACCAGCGAAAACGCCGCTAAGCGTTTAGGAATATATCCGGAGAAGGGCTCTTTAGACCCTGGTTCAGATGCCGATTTTGTGCTTTACGATCCGGAAAAAACCACTATCATAAAGGGCAATAAAGGACAAACAACAGAACTGATAGGCAGCTTTAAAGCGATTTATCTAAAAGGAAAGCAAGTTGCCGGCGAAAATTTCTCCACGCTAAAACAGGGCTCATTTTTAGCCAGAAGCACCAATCCTAAACGCAGACATAATAATTCTACTTGGATTTGAACCCTCCGCTATAGTTAGAATCAGTTTTAATTTTAGAGCGAACCGGATTGTTTGAAACAAACAATCAAACTTGACAATTATCGCACTCTTCCTTTTTAATGTAATATCAAATTCAGACAAGAGGAAAACGATGAATAGATATATCCTGCAAGGTGGAACAATTCTAACTTTTGATGCGGATAAACCGCTTTTGGAACAGCAGGCAATTTTGA from Candidatus Cloacimonas sp. encodes:
- a CDS encoding amidohydrolase family protein, with amino-acid sequence MKLLKSVSLPTSSAALKKVNVLFEDKILKLSTEDIEVEEDVEVIEAKGLLMLPGAIDPHTHFLTKDTEAAESLSQNTKIALEGGWTTLSELSYHTNNPIFSNAALKKQIALANANSYTSLAFWGHIDIGDYPYHSEAAQEIWNKGVTGISLAVPSPNPAIPDISFAEIMDLFLDIYESDTAFAFQGYDYENFPAFNLTAQMEAIKKILRRMQENPIHIPRVSSYPTIEFINSVSKRSDISFALCFADLMALYNPDVFISPFQCDFADYADLLFELLRTNKIYLFSNCAAVQKKHPDYCELFQGSDPEMMKYSYLWVLSELWKKRKIPLATCLKMTSENAAKRLGIYPEKGSLDPGSDADFVLYDPEKTTIIKGNKGQTTELIGSFKAIYLKGKQVAGENFSTLKQGSFLARSTNPKRRHNNSTWI